In Apium graveolens cultivar Ventura chromosome 10, ASM990537v1, whole genome shotgun sequence, the following are encoded in one genomic region:
- the LOC141691578 gene encoding uncharacterized protein LOC141691578, with protein MAEETIQHVVWYCPVATRCWEELSIHFHVDGSGNILQLLASIFDTRSIKEIEKFCMVAWNLWSHRNGVVWKGLFQSPGRIIQVACDLLEQWQKAQKVKSNVSCIKPAGISRWRRPHAGWLSCNIDAAIFKDNSLSSFGCLLRDEHRSFIAAIGGVWMGAFEPKVAEAMAFREALSWVKERRATNIVF; from the coding sequence ATGGCGGAGGAAACTATACAACATGTGGTGTGGTATTGTCCTGTAGCTACCAGATGCTGGGAAGAGCTTAGTATACATTTTCATGTTGATGGAAGTGGTAACATTCTGCAGTTACTCGCGTCAATTTTTGACACCAGGAGTATCAAGGAGATTGAGAAATTCTGTATGGTGGCTTGGAACTTGTGGTCTCACCGAAATGGAGTTGTTTGGAAAGGTTTGTTTCAGTCCCCAGGAAGGATTATCCAAGTGGCCTGTGATCTGTTGGAACAATGGCAGAAAGCTCAAAAGGTTAAGTCTAATGTTTCATGTATTAAACCGGCTGGTATTTCAAGATGGAGAAGGCCTCATGCAGGATGGTTGTCTTGTAATATTGACGCTGCCATTTTTAAGGACAACAGTCTGAGCTCTTTTGGTTGTTTACTTCGAGATGAACATAGGTCGTTCATAGCTGCTATTGGCGGTGTTTGGATGGGTGCTTTTGAGCCGAAAGTTGCAGAGGCCATGGCCTTTCGAGAAGCTTTATCCTGGGTAAAGGAGAGGAGAGCTACTAACATTGTGTTTTAG
- the LOC141691577 gene encoding uncharacterized protein LOC141691577, whose amino-acid sequence MSALAWNCRGLGNPNTVQVLLDLVQLRKPMLVFLMETMIDHDRIEAIMVKMKYEGLFTVAGPGHGGGLALFWKRNNEVQIKTFSHNHIDIEITMEGVDRWRMTCFYGYPERNRRRDSWEFLRHLSNLSTLPWVVIGDFNDILRATKKKGQHVHPNWLINGFRDALGDSGLIDLPMEGYPFTWERSKGTERWVEERLDRAYATQEWRNMFVAASLTNLIAHTSDHSAIHLQISV is encoded by the coding sequence ATGAGTGCATTAGCTTGGAACTGTAGGGGCTTGGGCAACCCCAACACAGTTCAAGTTTTGTTGGACTTGGTCCAATTACGTAAGCCTATGTTAGTATTTTTAATGGAAACTATGATTGATCATGACAGAATTGAAGCGATTATGGTTAAAATGAAGTATGAAGGGTTGTTTACGGTGGCAGGACCTGGACATGGGGGAGGTCTAGCTCTATTTTGGAAACGTAACAATGAGGTGCAAATCAAAACATTCTCTCATAATCATATTGATATTGAGATTACTATGGAGGGGGTTGATAGGTGGAGAATGACTTGTTTTTATGGCTATCCAGAAAGAAACCGGAGACGAGACTCATGGGAATTTTTAAGGCATTTATCAAATCTATCAACGTTACCATGGGTGGTGATAGGCGATTTTAATGATATACTTAGGGCCACTAAAAAGAAAGGGCAACATGTTCATCCTAACTGGCTTATTAATGGGTTTCGAGATGCTTTAGGTGATAGTGGTTTGATAGATCTACCTATGGAGGGCTATCCGTTCACTTGGGAAAGAAGCAAGGGGACTGAGAGATGGGTTGAGGAACGGCTGGATAGGGCGTATGCCACGCAGGAATGGAGGAATATGTTTGTTGCAGCATCTCTAACAAATCTGATAGCTCATACGTCCGATCATTCAGCTATCCATCTTCAGATTAGTGTGTGA
- the LOC141691893 gene encoding uncharacterized protein LOC141691893, with protein sequence MVKTKKFAKSVKSDEEEELFPPIKLSSEDDEEANEDLSLKIVRKSMLRACGKKVESGDVEKVTEVKRKKVKRGKRKSKRIKTQNDSVTAEKEAIVAKKEALVAVKEATVMENEVDETEKEASIAEKEATVMENEVDETGKGALVAVKDTIVVENERDEAEESKSVEIDNLGEPEDKKEDNVVLRKLLRGPRYFDPPDSSWGTCYNCGEEGHTAVKCKSAKRVKPCFVCGSLEHNVKQCTKGKDCYICKKGGHRAKDCKEKKLAGGPQSSNFCLKCGEFGHEMFSCRNDYLSDDLKEIKCYICKSPGHLCCVNYGGSAAGKVSCYRCGQVGHTGLACTRLRGESNGTNIPSSCYRCGESGHFARECASSQASTRQRSETPSSCYKCGEGGHFARECTSSAKNLKRNRESSTSKVKSWAQDDNLDMTQVDESFSASSKAKRKNDWISENSGDYIRIKEKHYRNSPLRSTNKIKKFSNYSAGNGYVSTPDSRGTARHHRFDYLPSDDTIGDDGYGYASNPHTYGSARQHRFDYQHLHPVSDYSVSRDSRFYDQMRSASKPGNSSSGKMRNYYN encoded by the exons ATGGTGAAAACAAAGAAATTCGCCAAAAGCGTCAAATCCGACGAAGAAGAAGAGCTATTTCCTCCAATTAAGCTCAGTAGCGAAGACGATGAAGAGGCTAATGAAGATTTGTCGTTGAAAATCGTGCGTAAATCTATGTTACGAGCTTGTGGTAAAAAAGTAGAGAGtggagatgttgagaaagttaCTGAGGTGAAAAGAAAGAAGGTGAAGAGAGGTAAAAGGAAGAGTAAACGGATTAAAACTCAGAACGACAGT GTGACTGCGGAGAAGGAAGCTATTGTTGCGAAGAAGGAAGCATTGGTTGCGGTGAAGGAAGCAACGGTCATGGAGAACGAAGTAGATGAGACGGAGAAAGAAGCATCGATTGCGGAGAAGGAAGCAACGGTCATGGAGAACGAAGTAGATGAGACGGGGAAAGGAGCATTGGTTGCGGTGAAAGACACAATAGTCGTGGAAAATGAAAGAGATGAGGCAGAAGAAAGCAAGTCTGTGGAGATTGATAATTTGGGTGAACCAGAAGATAAAAAAGAAGATAACGTCGTGCTACGAAAGCTTCTT AGAGGGCCTAGGTACTTTGATCCCCCAGATAGCAGTTGGGGTAcatgctataactgtggtgaggAAGGACACACGGCTGTGAAATGTAAATCAGCTAAGCGTGTAAAACCTTGCTTTGTTTGCGGGAGCTTGGAGCATAATGTGAAGCAGTGCACCAAG GGTAAAGATTGTTATATCTGCAAAAAAGGAGGTCACCGTGCAAAAGATTGCAAAGAAAAGAAATTGGCTGGGGGTCCTCAGAGCTCTAACTTTTGTTTGAAATGTGGCGAATTTGGACATGAAATGTTTTCATGTAGAAATGATTATTTATCTGACGATCTCAAG GAAATAAAATGTTACATTTGCAAGAGTCCTGGTCACCTTTGTTGTGTTAATTATGGTGGTTCTGCAGCTGGAAAAGTCTCCTGTTACAGATGTGGTCAAGTAGGGCATACTGGTTTG GCATGCACAAGGCTGCGCGGTGAGTCAAATGGGACAAATATACCTAGTTCATGCTACAGGTGTGGTGAAAGTGGACATTTTGCTCGTGAATGCGCGAGTTCACAGGCAAGCACAAGGCAGCGTAGCGAGACACCTAGTTCATGCTACAAGTGTGGTGAAGGAGGACATTTTGCTCGCGAATGCACAAGTTCAGCTAAG AATTTAAAGAGAAACCGTGAGTCCTCAACCTCCAAGGTAAAAAGCTGGGCACAAGATGACAATCTTGATATGACCCAAGTTGATGAAAGTTTTAGTGCATCATCCAAGGCTAAGCGTAAGAATGATTGGATCAGTGAAAATTCTGGAGATTATATCCGGATAAAGGAAAAACACTACAGAAATTCTCCTTTGAGATCAACTAACAAGATTAAAAAGTTTTCTAATTATAGTGCTGGCAATGGTTACGTTTCAACTCCCGACTCTCGTGGTACTGCTCGACACCATCGGTTTGATTACTTACCCTCAGATGATACAATTGGCGATGATGGTTATGGTTATGCTTCAAATCCCCACACTTATGGTAGTGCTCGACAACATCGGtttgattatcagcacttgcATCCTGTATCCGATTATTCAGTTTCACGTGATTCAAGATTTTATGACCAGATGCGTTCAGCATCAAAACCTGGAAATTCTAGCTCCGGGAAGATGAGAAATTATTACAATTAG